The Glycine soja cultivar W05 chromosome 8, ASM419377v2, whole genome shotgun sequence genome has a window encoding:
- the LOC114422827 gene encoding aspartic proteinase-like protein 2 isoform X1: MEMLRRSSRRIFVSACVWLLLSLSPSPPSVVNASHGVFNVKCKYQDRSLSALKAHDYRRQLSLLAGVDLPLGGSGRPDAVGLYYAKIGIGTPPKNYYLQVDTGSDIMWVNCIQCKECPTRSSLGMDLTLYDIKESSSGKLVPCDQEFCKEINGGLLTGCTANISCPYLEIYGDGSSTAGYFVKDIVLYDQVSGDLKTDSANGSIVFGCGARQSGDLSSSNEEALDGILGFGKANSSMISQLASSGKVKKMFAHCLNGVNGGGIFAIGHVVQPKVNMTPLLPDQPHYSVNMTAVQVGHTFLSLSTDTSAQGDRKGTIIDSGTTLAYLPEGIYEPLVYKMISQHPDLKVQTLHDEYTCFQYSESVDDGFPAVTFFFENGLSLKVYPHDYLFPSGDFWCIGWQNSGTQSRDSKNMTLLGDLVLSNKLVFYDLENQAIGWTEYNCSSSIKVRDERTGTVHLVGSHYISFACVFNINWVVILSLLALLHKLIY; this comes from the exons ATGGAGATGCTACGCAGAAGCAGCAGAAGAATCTTCGTCTCCGCGTGTGTGTGGTTGCTTCTGTCGCTGTCACCGTCACCGCCCAGTGTTGTTAACGCCTCCCATGGCGTATTCAACGTGAAGTGCAAGTACCAGGACCGCTCCCTCTCCGCCCTCAAAGCCCACGACTACCGCCGCCAGCTCTCTCTCCTCGCCGGCGTTGACCTCCCCCTCGGCGGCTCCGGCCGCCCCGACGCCGTCGG GCTTTATTATGCTAAAATAGGGATTGGAACTCCTCCGAAGAATTACTATTTACAAGTGGACACTGGCAGTGATATTATGTGGGTAAATTGCATTCAGTGCAAAGAGTGCCCCACCAGAAGTAGCCTTGGT ATGGACCTTACACTTTACGACATAAAGGAATCATCCTCTGGTAAATTAGTTCCCTGTGATCAAGAGTTTTGCAAAGAGATCAATGGAGGTCTGCTGACTGGTTGCACTGCTAATATTTCCTGTCCATATCTGGAGATATATGGCGATGGGAGCTCAACTGCTGGTTACTTTGTAAAGGATATCGTACTTTATGATCAAGTGTCTGGGGACCTTAAAACTGATTCGGCTAATGGAAGTATTGTATTTGG GTGTGGTGCTAGACAATCTGGAGATCTAAGTTCTTCAAATGAAGAAGCACTTGATGGAATACTTGGATTTGGAAAAGCTAATTCATCAATGATTTCACAACTTGCTTCCTCTGGCAAAGTGAAAAAGATGTTTGCTCATTGCTTAAATGGAGTAAATGGAGGTGGTATATTTGCTATTGGGCATGTTGTGCAACCTAAAGTGAACATGACTCCATTATTACCAGACCA gCCACACTACAGTGTCAATATGACTGCAGTTCAAGTTGGCCATACTTTCCTTAGTCTATCAACAGATACATCAGCACAAGGAGACAGAAAAGGGACAATAATTGACAGTGGTACAACCCTGGCCTATCTGCCTGAAGGAATTTATGAGCCGCTAGTATATAAG ATGATTTCTCAGCACCCGGATCTAAAAGTTCAGACTCTCCATGACGAGTATACATGCTTTCAATATTCTGAGAG TGTTGATGATGGATTTCCGGctgtcacatttttttttgaaaatgggCTCTCGTTGAAGGTTTATCCACATGATTATTTATTTCCCTCT GGAGATTTCTGGTGTATTGGTTGGCAAAATAGTGGGACACAATCAAGAGATAGCAAAAATATGACTTTATTGGGAG ATTTAGTGCTTTCAAATAAACTTGTCTTCTATGACCTTGAAAATCAGGCTATTGGATGGACTGAGTACAACT GTTCTTCAAGCATTAAGGTGAGGGATGAGCGAACTGGAACAGTCCATTTAGTTGGTTCCCACTACATTTCTTTTGCTTGCGTTTTTAACATCAACTGGGTGGTGATTTTGTCTCTACTTGCTCTACTTCATAAATTGATTTATTGA
- the LOC114422827 gene encoding aspartic proteinase-like protein 2 isoform X2 — protein MEMLRRSSRRIFVSACVWLLLSLSPSPPSVVNASHGVFNVKCKYQDRSLSALKAHDYRRQLSLLAGVDLPLGGSGRPDAVGLYYAKIGIGTPPKNYYLQVDTGSDIMWVNCIQCKECPTRSSLGMDLTLYDIKESSSGKLVPCDQEFCKEINGGLLTGCTANISCPYLEIYGDGSSTAGYFVKDIVLYDQVSGDLKTDSANGSIVFGCGARQSGDLSSSNEEALDGILGFGKANSSMISQLASSGKVKKMFAHCLNGVNGGGIFAIGHVVQPKVNMTPLLPDQPHYSVNMTAVQVGHTFLSLSTDTSAQGDRKGTIIDSGTTLAYLPEGIYEPLVYKHPDLKVQTLHDEYTCFQYSESVDDGFPAVTFFFENGLSLKVYPHDYLFPSGDFWCIGWQNSGTQSRDSKNMTLLGDLVLSNKLVFYDLENQAIGWTEYNCSSSIKVRDERTGTVHLVGSHYISFACVFNINWVVILSLLALLHKLIY, from the exons ATGGAGATGCTACGCAGAAGCAGCAGAAGAATCTTCGTCTCCGCGTGTGTGTGGTTGCTTCTGTCGCTGTCACCGTCACCGCCCAGTGTTGTTAACGCCTCCCATGGCGTATTCAACGTGAAGTGCAAGTACCAGGACCGCTCCCTCTCCGCCCTCAAAGCCCACGACTACCGCCGCCAGCTCTCTCTCCTCGCCGGCGTTGACCTCCCCCTCGGCGGCTCCGGCCGCCCCGACGCCGTCGG GCTTTATTATGCTAAAATAGGGATTGGAACTCCTCCGAAGAATTACTATTTACAAGTGGACACTGGCAGTGATATTATGTGGGTAAATTGCATTCAGTGCAAAGAGTGCCCCACCAGAAGTAGCCTTGGT ATGGACCTTACACTTTACGACATAAAGGAATCATCCTCTGGTAAATTAGTTCCCTGTGATCAAGAGTTTTGCAAAGAGATCAATGGAGGTCTGCTGACTGGTTGCACTGCTAATATTTCCTGTCCATATCTGGAGATATATGGCGATGGGAGCTCAACTGCTGGTTACTTTGTAAAGGATATCGTACTTTATGATCAAGTGTCTGGGGACCTTAAAACTGATTCGGCTAATGGAAGTATTGTATTTGG GTGTGGTGCTAGACAATCTGGAGATCTAAGTTCTTCAAATGAAGAAGCACTTGATGGAATACTTGGATTTGGAAAAGCTAATTCATCAATGATTTCACAACTTGCTTCCTCTGGCAAAGTGAAAAAGATGTTTGCTCATTGCTTAAATGGAGTAAATGGAGGTGGTATATTTGCTATTGGGCATGTTGTGCAACCTAAAGTGAACATGACTCCATTATTACCAGACCA gCCACACTACAGTGTCAATATGACTGCAGTTCAAGTTGGCCATACTTTCCTTAGTCTATCAACAGATACATCAGCACAAGGAGACAGAAAAGGGACAATAATTGACAGTGGTACAACCCTGGCCTATCTGCCTGAAGGAATTTATGAGCCGCTAGTATATAAG CACCCGGATCTAAAAGTTCAGACTCTCCATGACGAGTATACATGCTTTCAATATTCTGAGAG TGTTGATGATGGATTTCCGGctgtcacatttttttttgaaaatgggCTCTCGTTGAAGGTTTATCCACATGATTATTTATTTCCCTCT GGAGATTTCTGGTGTATTGGTTGGCAAAATAGTGGGACACAATCAAGAGATAGCAAAAATATGACTTTATTGGGAG ATTTAGTGCTTTCAAATAAACTTGTCTTCTATGACCTTGAAAATCAGGCTATTGGATGGACTGAGTACAACT GTTCTTCAAGCATTAAGGTGAGGGATGAGCGAACTGGAACAGTCCATTTAGTTGGTTCCCACTACATTTCTTTTGCTTGCGTTTTTAACATCAACTGGGTGGTGATTTTGTCTCTACTTGCTCTACTTCATAAATTGATTTATTGA